In a single window of the Cydia strobilella chromosome 13, ilCydStro3.1, whole genome shotgun sequence genome:
- the LOC134746701 gene encoding uncharacterized protein LOC134746701, producing MSLKSADALTNKLQQDLLNELVTTNHLLQLISEELQEFKQLTRPGGELESNVAKNTALTKQLANMLHIDLDKLPPVARLQIDLNHPSNQNQSYEEHDTFRNNSTMEDDK from the exons ATGTCATTAAAGTCTGCTGATGCACTAACAAATAAGTTGCAGCAAGATCTGCTGAATGAGTTGGTAACAACAAATCATCTTCTGCAATTAAT CTCTGAAGAATTACAAGAATTCAAACAATTAACAAGACCTGGTGGAGAATTGGAATCAAATGTTGCTAAG AACACCGCCCTAACAAAACAACTGGCCAATATGCTTCATATTGATTTAGACAAACTACCACCTGTTGCACGATTGCAAATAGACCTGAACCACCCATCAAATCAAAACCAATCTTATGAGGAACATGACACGTTTAGGAATAACTCCACTATGGAAGACGATAAATaa
- the LOC134746604 gene encoding DNA-binding protein RFXANK-like: MDEAVYLKYDGKNIDIKQEKQDTADSYKYEFDSGSQDSSKSDSGGYQRWAPNLNGIRKSAFTPYKSVQCTALTNLQRGNTQARVTELPQPDSSFHAKAGRGEITREDVKLEPYVDITDEHGLTALHWAASYGQLNSCQDLVWSGANVNMRGPEGETALHLAAAGGHHEIAKFLLNEGADADVQDDSGSTALMYAAAADFPYTCNELLIHGADLSLTNDYDQDAYTLSTTNNSKLAQTVIENFLIGCLSKM; encoded by the exons ATGGATGAAGCTGTTTATCTAAAATACGATGGGAAAAATATTGATATCAAACAAGAAAAGCAGGACACTGCCGACAGTTACAAATACGAATTTGATTCCGGAAGCCAAGACAGTAGCAAGAGCGATAGCGGAGGATACCAGAGATGGGCACCTAATTTGAATGGAATTAGAAAAAGTGCATTTACGCCGTACAAATCCGTTCAGTGCACTGCCTTGACTAATTTGCAACGAG GCAATACGCAGGCGCGGGTGACTGAGCTGCCCCAGCCGGACAGCAGCTTCCACGCGAAGGCCGGGCGCGGCGAGATCACCCGGGAGGACGTGAAGCTGGAGCCGTACGTGGACATCACGGACGAGCACGGGCTCACGGCGCTGCACTGGGCCGCGAGCTATGGCCAGCTCAACAGCTGTCAAGACCTAGTTTG GAGCGGGGCCAATGTCAACATGCGCGGGCCCGAAGGGGAGACAGCACTACATTTGGCCGCCGCCGGGGGACACCATGAAATTGCTAAATTTCTGTTGAATGAGGGAGCAGATGCTGATGTCCAAGATGAC TCTGGCAGCACTGCTCTGATGTATGCCGCAGCGGCAGACTTCCCCTACACCTGCAACGAGCTCCTGATCCACGGGGCCGACCTTTCTCTCACTAACGATTACGACCAAGATGCATATACCCTCAGCACCACTAACAATAGTAAACTGG caCAAACTGTGATAGAAAACTTTTTAATTGGTTGTCTCAGCAAAATGTGA
- the LOC134746605 gene encoding three prime repair exonuclease 2-like, translated as MTSNATYVFMDLGTVNDPKNKNIKYITELSMAAVRRDNLIDSGEFYEFLDEDDEFNGHQNTPPVPRVQLKLTLCFNPGLEELLNGGFSITELKPEKSFDECFELIDNFLGILTEPVYLVAHNGFDFDFPILKRHLKGKKFSKDVMCADTFYGFYDILEKQSGGIDAGIENTTVQLANSNLDDSPEGSKKRLENLRQANADRVKKNNGFPWGKKKNRPAKSYKLTDIYERVLKCKPEDAHKGDIDCQLMIRIAVKLSKEFVEWVGKNHSSFGDHVEPVSEEK; from the coding sequence ATGACATCAAACGCTACGTACGTATTCATGGACTTAGGGACAGTCAACGatcccaaaaataaaaatataaaatatataacggAATTAAGCATGGCAGCGGTCAGAAGAGACAACCTCATAGATTCTGGAGAATTTTACGAGTTTTTGGACGAAGATGACGAATTTAATGGACATCAAAACACGCCTCCTGTTCCAAGAGTCCAACTCAAACTTACGCTCTGCTTCAACCCAGGCCTAGAAGAGCTACTCAATGGAGGTTTCTCAATAACTGAATTGAAACCAGAAAAATCTTTTGACGAATGTTTCGAGTTAATAGACAACTTTCTTGGCATTTTAACGGAGCCTGTGTATTTAGTCGCTCATAATGGGTTCGACTTTGATTTTCCGATATTAAAAAGACATCTAAAGGGCaagaaattttcaaaagatGTTATGTGTGCTGATACTTTTTATGGCTTCTATGACATATTAGAAAAACAATCAGGAGGTATTGATGCGggcatagaaaataccacagtCCAACTTGCTAATTCAAATTTAGATGATTCGCCAGAAGGAAGTAAAAAACGCTTGGAAAACCTAAGACAGGCGAATGCTGATAGAGTAAAGAAAAATAACGGATTTCCATGGggtaaaaagaaaaatagacCTGCAAAAAGCTACAAATTGACCGACATATACGAAAGAGTGCTGAAATGTAAGCCTGAAGACGCACACAAAGGGGATATCGACTGTCAACTGATGATACGCATTGCTGTGAAATTGTCTAAGGAGTTTGTGGAGTGGGTGGGGAAGAATCATTCGTCATTTGGGGATCATGTGGAACCTGTTTCGGAGgaaaaataa